A part of Citrifermentans bremense genomic DNA contains:
- a CDS encoding ABC transporter permease, translating to MFILKYIIRNLFRHKLRSVLTVVGVAVAVLAFGLLRTLVGLWYAGAEHASDTRLVTRNAISLVFPLPFSYLDRIRGVPGVSSVSYGNWFGGVYIEEKNFFANYAVEPRTYLALYPEFVLPEKEKNDFILDRKGCIVGERLAKTYGWKVGDLITLKGTIFPGNWEFVVRGIYHGAEKATEERLMLFHWSYLNESVRQSSPRRADQVGFFMIGVKRPELAPEVSLAVDSMFKNSLAETLTETEKAFHMGFIAMTEAIMVAIQIVSYMVIAIIMVVAANTMAMTARERIGEYATLKTLGFKAGHLAGLIFGESVAISLLGGLLGVAATFPAAHWIEVELAQYFPFFSVSMQTLLYEMLAALSVGVVSGIFPTWRGATIRIAQGLKRIG from the coding sequence GTGTTCATACTGAAATACATCATACGGAACCTCTTCCGGCACAAGCTCCGCTCGGTGCTGACTGTCGTCGGCGTCGCCGTGGCGGTCCTCGCCTTCGGGCTCTTGCGCACCCTGGTCGGGCTCTGGTACGCCGGCGCGGAGCACGCCTCCGACACCAGGCTCGTCACCCGCAACGCCATCTCGCTCGTCTTCCCGCTCCCCTTCTCCTACCTTGACCGCATCCGCGGCGTCCCCGGGGTGAGCTCGGTCTCCTACGGCAACTGGTTCGGCGGCGTCTACATCGAGGAGAAGAACTTCTTCGCCAACTATGCGGTCGAACCACGCACTTACCTCGCCCTTTACCCCGAGTTCGTCCTCCCGGAGAAGGAGAAGAACGACTTCATCCTCGACCGCAAGGGGTGCATCGTCGGGGAGCGCCTGGCGAAGACCTACGGCTGGAAGGTGGGGGACCTCATCACCCTCAAAGGGACCATCTTCCCCGGCAACTGGGAGTTCGTGGTACGCGGGATCTACCACGGCGCAGAGAAGGCCACCGAGGAGCGGCTGATGTTGTTCCACTGGAGCTACCTGAACGAGAGCGTGCGCCAGAGTTCCCCGAGGAGGGCGGACCAGGTCGGGTTCTTCATGATCGGGGTGAAGCGGCCGGAATTGGCGCCCGAGGTTTCCCTTGCCGTCGACTCGATGTTCAAGAACTCGCTGGCGGAGACCCTGACCGAGACCGAGAAGGCGTTTCACATGGGGTTCATCGCCATGACCGAGGCGATCATGGTGGCGATCCAGATCGTGTCCTACATGGTCATCGCCATCATCATGGTGGTTGCGGCCAACACCATGGCTATGACGGCGCGGGAGAGGATCGGCGAGTACGCGACACTTAAGACGCTGGGGTTCAAGGCCGGGCACCTGGCGGGGCTCATCTTCGGCGAGTCTGTCGCCATCTCCCTGCTGGGCGGCCTCTTGGGGGTTGCGGCGACCTTCCCCGCCGCCCACTGGATCGAAGTGGAACTGGCGCAGTACTTCCCATTTTTCAGCGTATCGATGCAGACCCTGCTCTACGAGATGCTGGCCGCCCTTTCCGTCGGCGTCGTTTCCGGGATTTTCCCAACCTGGCGCGGCGCCACCATCCGCATCGCCCAAGGGCTCAAACGTATAGGCTGA